The genomic window TACGGGCGGCAACGAGTGCTGAATGGTGTGGACCTGACTGCCGGGCCGGGCGTGTGCGTTGTGCTGTTTGGTGCCAACGGTTCAGGAAAATCAACCTTGTTGTCAATCCTGGCCACCCGTTTTCGTCTGCGGGAAGGACGTTATTTTCTGAATGGCCTGAATGTGGCCGAGGGGGAGGGGGATGCTGCCCGGGGACAACTGATGCTGCTGGGACATCATACCCACCTGTACGGCCATCTGGATGCCCTGGAAAATCTGCGTTTTTTTTGTGACCTGCGCGGGTTGGCCGTGACGCCGGAACGGTTGCTGTCCGCAGTGGAATCGGTCGGCCTGGGGCGTTTTTCACGGCGACCGGTGCGCGGCTTTTCCGCCGGCATGCGCAAACGACTGGCCCTGGCGCGGGTGCAACTGGCCACACCTTCACTCCTGCTCCTGGATGAGCCATACTCGGCCCTGGATGCGGCAGGCGTGACGTGGTTGAATGAGATGCTGACGACCTACCTGACTGGTGGCGGTACGGTGGTCATGGCCAGCCATGATCCGGAACGGGTGGCGGCCTTGGTCCACGTTCCCCGCCATTTGGAATCGGGACGTCTGGTTCCCCTGAGAGGCTGTCCATAAACATGATAATTTTTAAAAAAACGAATAAAAAACTGGGATGGAGGTCCAGGAGGAAGCGGCTCTGCCCTTCCTCCTGGCGGGGTTTGGGGCGGAGCCCCAATAAAATCTTTCTTTCCAATTTTTTTTATCCGAGAGTTCATGGACAGCCTCTCAGAGGCAGTTGCACGACGCCTCCATCATGGTGGTAGATGAGCTATTCTGAAATGAAGGATTTTATTGAGGAGAAACCGGCTTGTTGAGGGCAGCCTACAGAATTGCCTGGAAGGATGTGGTCGGAGATTTTCGGCGGCGGTCCACATTGTCGGCCATGCTGTTTTTTGCCATTGCCGTGCTGGTGGTGTTTCAGGCCGCCTTCGAACCGGATCGCCAGGAGGCCAACCGCCTGTTGCCCGGCCTGCTCTGGGTGACGGTGCTGTTCACCAGCCTGGTGGGCCTGGGGCGGGTGTTTCAGGCCGAAGAGGAAGATGCTGCCTTCGAGGGTCTGCTTCTTTCCCCCATGCCACGTGGGGTCTTGTATCTTGGCAAGTGGTGGGGCAATCTGTTCCTGACGCTGCTCGTGGAAATTTTGTTGCTGCCCTGCATGCTGGTTCTGTTCAACGTGGATGCCTGGGACCGGCTGCATGTGATTCTGGGAATCCTGGTGCTGGGTACCCTGGGATTGACTGGTCTTGGCGTGTTGCTGGCGGCCCTGACCCAGGCGGCCCGTTCCCGGGAAACCCTGCTGGCCCTGTTGCTGTTGCCGCTTGTGGTCCCCCTGCTGATCGCCGGGGTGCAGGCGACCGGTATCGCCCTGACCCAAAACGGCAACATGCTACCCTGGTTGCAGCTTCTGGTCATTTTCGATGTGGTCTATCTCTCCATGGCCCCCTGGGGGTTTGGCTGGCTGGTAGAGGAGTGACATGCCGTGATCAATTTTCTGGCCCGGATTCAGAAATATGTGGGGGGAGTGGCCCTGCTGCTGCTGCTGGTCGGTTTGTACCTGGTCATCAACGCCCCGCCGGATTTTCAGCAGGGCAATTCGGTGCGCATCATGTTCATCCATGTGCCGTCGGCCCAGATGGCTCTGTTTCTCTATCTGGTCATGACCGGGGCCAGTGTGTTGTACCTGTGGAAACGCTACGAAACGGCGGATATCATCGCCGAGGCGGCAGCACCCGTGGGGGCGGCCTTCTCTGTCGTGACCCTGGCCACCGGTTCCATCTGGGGCAAGCCCATGTGGGGGGCGTGGTGGGCCTGGGATGCCCGGTTGACCTCCATGCTCGTGCTGTTGATCATCTATGTCGGGGTGATGGCCATGCGCAGTGCCCTCGATGAACCCGCCAAGGGAGCCAAGGCCACCGCCATCCTGACCCTGGTGGGAGCCGTCGATCTGCCCATCATCCATTTTTCGGTGGTCTGGTGGCGTACCCTGCATCAACCCTCTTCGTTCGCGGGGAAGGTCAAACCGGCCATCGCCGGTCCCCTGTTGACTCCCCTGTTGATCATGGCCCTGGCTTTTGCCATCATGGCGGCCTACCTGGTCATCCTTAAAACCAAAAATGTGGCTGACCAGCGTCGTCTGGATGCCCTGGACAGCGAAGGAACCGGGCATGTCTGACACTCCGAAAATCCGGCTGACCAGGGTCGTCCGGTCTGGCACTGCGAAAATCCGGCTGACCAAGGCTGTCCGGATCTCCCGGTTGGCGAAGGAACCGGGCATCTCCGATGATACGAATAACCTGGCTGACCAGCGCTGTCTGGATGCCCTGGATCGCGAAGGAATCGAGCATGGCTGATTATTCGAATTATGTTTATGTTGCCTACGGCATTGCCCTGCTGGTCTATGGGGGAATGACCCTCCTCTGGCAGCGCCAGGGTCGGCATCTGCGGGAACGGCTGGTTCAGGAAGGACGGAATCATGGCCAACAAAAATAAAAGAGTGATGCTCATCGTGACCCTGGTCATGGTGGGGGGTGCCCTGCTCACCCTGCTCTATACCTCGTTTACCGACTCCCTGGTCTACTTCCATACCCCCACGGAAATTCGCCAGAAATCAGCCGAGTTCGAGGGCCGCAAGGTGCGTATCGGCGGGATGGTCCAGGCCGGTTCGCTGGTCCGGAAAGGGGGATCTCTGGAGGTCAACTTTCTCGTGACCGACGGCAAGGGTGAGGTGATGGCCCATTACAACGGTGTGTTGCCGGATCTGTTCCGGGAAGGGCAAGGGGTCGTCGTGGAAGGGGTCTGGCGAAGCGGGGTTCCCCACTTCGAGGCCACCTCGGTCCTGGCCAAGCACTCTGAAGATTACATGCCGGTCTCCATGACCGAAGAGGGCCTGGAAAAGGCCCGCCGTTCCATTCTCAAGACGGTGCAGTGACCGCCATGTGGATCGAAGTGGGACATTTTGCAGCACTGACAGCCCTGGCCATGGCCTTGACGCAGACCGGTGCCGGGGTGCTGGGCGGCATCCTGGAACGTCCGGTCTGGATTCGTGTCGGTCGCCAGGCGGCCCTGATGGTTGCCCTGCTCCTGACCGTGGCCACTCTCGGCCTGGTCATGGCGTTTCTTCAGCATGATTTTTCGGTACGCTATGTGGCCGGCCATGCCTCGTTGAAACTGCCCCTCTTTTACCTGGCCACCGCCATGTGGGGCGGTCACGAAGGGTCCCTGCTCCTGTGGGT from Magnetococcales bacterium includes these protein-coding regions:
- the ccmA gene encoding heme ABC exporter ATP-binding protein CcmA; protein product: MAELVTEGIQYRYGRQRVLNGVDLTAGPGVCVVLFGANGSGKSTLLSILATRFRLREGRYFLNGLNVAEGEGDAARGQLMLLGHHTHLYGHLDALENLRFFCDLRGLAVTPERLLSAVESVGLGRFSRRPVRGFSAGMRKRLALARVQLATPSLLLLDEPYSALDAAGVTWLNEMLTTYLTGGGTVVMASHDPERVAALVHVPRHLESGRLVPLRGCP
- a CDS encoding heme exporter protein CcmB, whose amino-acid sequence is MLRAAYRIAWKDVVGDFRRRSTLSAMLFFAIAVLVVFQAAFEPDRQEANRLLPGLLWVTVLFTSLVGLGRVFQAEEEDAAFEGLLLSPMPRGVLYLGKWWGNLFLTLLVEILLLPCMLVLFNVDAWDRLHVILGILVLGTLGLTGLGVLLAALTQAARSRETLLALLLLPLVVPLLIAGVQATGIALTQNGNMLPWLQLLVIFDVVYLSMAPWGFGWLVEE
- the ccsA gene encoding cytochrome c biogenesis protein CcsA, with product MINFLARIQKYVGGVALLLLLVGLYLVINAPPDFQQGNSVRIMFIHVPSAQMALFLYLVMTGASVLYLWKRYETADIIAEAAAPVGAAFSVVTLATGSIWGKPMWGAWWAWDARLTSMLVLLIIYVGVMAMRSALDEPAKGAKATAILTLVGAVDLPIIHFSVVWWRTLHQPSSFAGKVKPAIAGPLLTPLLIMALAFAIMAAYLVILKTKNVADQRRLDALDSEGTGHV
- the ccmE gene encoding cytochrome c maturation protein CcmE — its product is MANKNKRVMLIVTLVMVGGALLTLLYTSFTDSLVYFHTPTEIRQKSAEFEGRKVRIGGMVQAGSLVRKGGSLEVNFLVTDGKGEVMAHYNGVLPDLFREGQGVVVEGVWRSGVPHFEATSVLAKHSEDYMPVSMTEEGLEKARRSILKTVQ